One genomic window of Phycisphaerae bacterium RAS1 includes the following:
- a CDS encoding Lactonase, 7-bladed beta-propeller, which translates to MLITYPVPLVRTLIGGALALAATLAYAQSTVPSLWVSNNGNLEGSVSAFSVNPDGTLTFVNRVVTGSRPNTTVPCAGCNSYEIALSPNGRWLATAHPAGDLDGLFVYEVAADASVTQRLAVTLPAGFDAPLDLIWLDDTYLAVLLTQASPDRITAYEWNPAGPSLTPVGFVTPGTGVGYLAVDPNRDYLYASDSAARVIHVYAIGPVGSLAFIESEPTGAPFALEINVTPDGRYLYGAGGISGSGQDVVAMQINGDGSLTPIAGQPFQTGGASPSNVYVADGGNFVIAGHGTDATMRSLSLAAGTGVLAPTGFVFDVGLQGTLGDVRSLGGSVFVTDNSTATDGLTGVYSFALGANGSFTMNGGSIYLTGGIAPRSMATWTPPQTFAPGDLNCDGVVDILDINAFILALSDPAGYAAAYPDCDRNLADTNGDGEIDILDINPFIAIIEGG; encoded by the coding sequence ATGCTCATTACCTACCCTGTTCCGCTTGTCCGTACGCTGATCGGTGGGGCGCTGGCACTGGCCGCCACGCTCGCGTACGCGCAGTCAACCGTTCCGTCGCTTTGGGTCAGCAACAATGGCAACCTGGAAGGCAGCGTTTCGGCGTTTTCCGTCAACCCGGATGGCACGCTGACGTTTGTCAACCGCGTCGTGACCGGTTCCCGTCCGAACACGACCGTGCCCTGCGCCGGCTGCAATTCGTACGAGATCGCACTGAGCCCGAACGGGCGCTGGCTGGCGACCGCGCATCCGGCGGGCGATCTCGACGGGCTGTTCGTGTACGAAGTCGCCGCCGACGCCTCGGTCACGCAGCGGCTGGCCGTGACGCTGCCGGCCGGTTTCGATGCGCCGCTCGACCTGATCTGGCTGGACGACACGTACCTGGCGGTGCTCCTGACGCAGGCCAGTCCGGATCGCATCACGGCCTACGAGTGGAACCCCGCCGGGCCGTCGTTGACGCCAGTCGGTTTCGTGACGCCCGGCACCGGCGTGGGCTACCTGGCCGTCGACCCGAATCGTGACTATCTGTACGCCAGCGATTCGGCGGCGCGCGTCATTCACGTCTATGCCATCGGTCCCGTCGGATCGCTGGCGTTCATCGAATCCGAGCCGACCGGCGCGCCGTTCGCGCTGGAGATCAACGTGACGCCCGACGGCCGATACCTGTATGGGGCCGGCGGCATCAGCGGCAGCGGGCAGGACGTCGTTGCGATGCAGATCAACGGCGACGGCTCGCTCACGCCGATCGCCGGGCAGCCGTTTCAAACCGGCGGAGCGTCGCCGTCAAACGTCTATGTGGCGGACGGCGGAAATTTCGTGATCGCCGGTCACGGCACGGATGCGACCATGCGGTCGCTGTCTCTGGCGGCGGGGACGGGCGTGCTGGCGCCAACCGGGTTCGTGTTTGACGTGGGCCTCCAGGGGACGTTGGGCGACGTGCGCTCGCTTGGCGGTAGCGTGTTCGTCACCGACAACTCGACCGCGACGGATGGGCTGACGGGCGTCTATTCGTTCGCCCTGGGCGCCAACGGCTCGTTTACCATGAACGGCGGGAGCATCTACCTCACCGGCGGCATCGCGCCGCGCTCGATGGCGACATGGACGCCGCCGCAGACCTTCGCGCCGGGCGACCTGAACTGCGACGGCGTGGTGGATATTCTCGACATCAACGCGTTCATCCTGGCGCTCAGCGATCCGGCCGGTTATGCCGCCGCCTATCCGGACTGCGACCGCAACCTGGCGGACACGAACGGCGACGGCGAGATCGACATCCTTGATATCAACCCGTTTATCGCGATCATTGAGGGCGGCTGA
- the fabG_4 gene encoding 3-oxoacyl-[acyl-carrier-protein] reductase FabG — protein sequence MGPLAGKVALVTGASRGIGRAIAIALAERGADVAVNYSSHGGPAEDVCEAIHKLGRKAITVKANIANDAENHSMVSTVQAELGPIGVLVNNAGITRDKSFAKMTYEIWKEVLDVDLTGPAMVTHECLPSMVEAGWGRVVFITSVIGQMGNFGQSNYAVAKGGLISLTRTLARETARKGVTVNAVAPGFIETDMTSVVAPAALEAIKSQTPVGRLGKPEEVAHAVCFLASPIAAFITGEVINVNGGLYMG from the coding sequence ATGGGACCATTAGCCGGAAAAGTCGCCCTCGTGACCGGCGCCAGCCGCGGCATCGGCCGGGCCATCGCCATCGCGCTGGCCGAGCGCGGCGCGGATGTCGCCGTCAATTACTCTTCACATGGCGGCCCGGCCGAGGACGTGTGCGAGGCCATTCACAAGCTCGGTCGAAAGGCGATCACCGTGAAGGCCAACATCGCCAACGATGCCGAAAACCACAGCATGGTCTCGACTGTGCAGGCGGAGCTCGGCCCAATCGGCGTGCTCGTCAACAATGCCGGAATCACGCGCGACAAGTCCTTCGCCAAGATGACCTATGAAATCTGGAAGGAAGTCCTCGACGTGGACCTCACCGGTCCGGCGATGGTGACGCATGAGTGCCTGCCGAGCATGGTCGAGGCCGGCTGGGGCCGGGTCGTATTCATCACGTCGGTGATCGGCCAGATGGGCAACTTCGGCCAGAGCAACTACGCCGTCGCCAAGGGCGGGCTGATCTCGCTGACGCGCACGCTGGCCCGCGAGACGGCCCGCAAGGGCGTTACCGTGAACGCCGTCGCCCCGGGTTTCATCGAGACGGACATGACCTCCGTCGTCGCGCCGGCAGCCCTCGAGGCGATCAAGAGCCAAACGCCGGTCGGCCGGCTGGGCAAGCCGGAGGAAGTGGCCCATGCGGTCTGCTTCCTGGCGAGTCCGATCGCGGCGTTCATCACCGGCGAGGTGATCAACGTGAACGGCGGACTGTACATGGGATAG